Proteins encoded by one window of Gemmatimonadota bacterium:
- the arfB gene encoding aminoacyl-tRNA hydrolase, giving the protein MADGDPLLISPALAIPREELLFRASRSGGPGGQHVNTSSTRIEVVWNVLESPTLTDHQRAALLRRLATRLDSTGQIRVVSQAGRSQLQNRETALERLAELVAAALIEPKKRKATKPTKASKARRVDDKKKRGDLKRERRRKGDDG; this is encoded by the coding sequence ATGGCCGACGGCGATCCCCTCCTGATCTCCCCCGCCCTCGCGATCCCCCGCGAGGAGCTGCTCTTCCGCGCCTCGCGGAGTGGCGGGCCTGGCGGGCAGCACGTCAACACCTCCTCGACCCGCATCGAGGTGGTGTGGAACGTCCTGGAATCGCCGACCCTGACCGACCATCAGCGTGCGGCGCTGCTCCGGCGCCTCGCCACCCGCCTCGACTCCACCGGACAGATCCGCGTCGTCTCCCAGGCGGGCCGCTCGCAGCTCCAGAACCGGGAGACCGCCCTCGAGCGCCTCGCCGAGCTGGTCGCTGCCGCCCTCATCGAGCCGAAGAAGCGCAAGGCCACCAAACCCACCAAGGCCTCCAAGGCGCGGCGCGTCGACGACAAGAAGAAGCGCGGAGATCTCAAGCGCGAGCGGCGGCGGAAGGGGGATGATGGATGA
- a CDS encoding sigma-54-dependent Fis family transcriptional regulator, whose amino-acid sequence MNGRILVVDDERSIRDILAQVLGYEGYDVATASSGGEALSSYRTRPADLVILDVKMQGIDGLDTLAQLRQQDPEARVVMISGHATIATAVQAVKQGAFDFLEKPLDADRLLVTVQRAMEHRQLVGENARLREGLARATDARFAMVGASEGLGRIRELAARVAPTNARVLITGENGSGKELVARAIHDGSARAKGPFVEVNCAAIPSELVESELFGHTKGAFTGAVGEQRGKFEAANGGTLFLDEIGDLALSAQAKILRALQEGVIVRVGDSKAIPVDVRVIAATNRDLDGEIREGRFREDLYHRLNVMPIQVPPLRQRTEDIPALVSHFVAVLGGGPGMAPKPFTGGALRRLQRRRWPGNVRELRNAVERLLILATGAEVTEDDIDLVLPVESAIDPTRLAAEAADKSFGEFRDAAERAFLEARLQEHYWNVAETARALGMPRSNLYTKIEKYGLQRERV is encoded by the coding sequence ATGAACGGTCGGATTCTGGTGGTCGATGACGAACGCTCCATCCGCGACATTCTCGCGCAGGTGCTCGGCTACGAGGGCTACGACGTCGCCACCGCGTCGTCGGGCGGCGAGGCGCTCAGCAGCTATCGCACCCGGCCCGCCGATCTCGTGATTCTCGATGTGAAGATGCAGGGGATCGACGGGCTCGACACCCTCGCGCAGTTGCGCCAGCAGGATCCCGAGGCACGCGTGGTGATGATCTCGGGCCACGCCACGATCGCCACCGCGGTGCAGGCCGTCAAGCAGGGTGCGTTCGACTTTCTCGAGAAGCCGCTTGATGCGGACCGGCTGTTGGTGACGGTGCAGCGCGCGATGGAACATCGGCAGCTCGTGGGCGAGAATGCCCGGCTGCGCGAGGGGCTCGCGCGGGCGACCGATGCCCGGTTCGCGATGGTCGGCGCCAGCGAAGGGCTGGGGCGGATCCGCGAGCTGGCCGCGCGCGTGGCGCCGACCAATGCCCGCGTGCTGATCACCGGCGAGAATGGCAGCGGCAAGGAGCTGGTGGCTCGCGCCATCCATGATGGGTCGGCGCGGGCCAAGGGGCCGTTCGTCGAGGTGAACTGCGCGGCCATCCCCAGCGAGTTGGTCGAGAGTGAGTTGTTCGGCCACACCAAGGGGGCGTTCACCGGCGCGGTCGGCGAGCAGCGCGGCAAGTTCGAGGCGGCCAATGGTGGCACGCTCTTCCTCGACGAGATCGGCGACCTCGCCCTCTCGGCACAAGCGAAGATTCTCCGCGCATTGCAGGAAGGGGTGATCGTTCGCGTCGGCGATTCGAAGGCGATTCCGGTGGATGTCCGCGTGATCGCGGCGACCAATCGCGACCTCGACGGCGAGATTCGCGAAGGTCGCTTTCGCGAGGACCTCTATCACCGTCTCAACGTGATGCCGATCCAGGTTCCGCCGCTGCGCCAACGGACCGAGGACATCCCCGCGCTGGTGTCCCACTTCGTGGCGGTGCTCGGCGGCGGGCCCGGGATGGCACCAAAGCCGTTCACCGGTGGGGCGCTGCGTCGGCTGCAGCGTCGGCGGTGGCCGGGCAATGTCCGGGAGCTGCGCAACGCGGTCGAGCGATTGCTGATTCTCGCCACGGGGGCGGAGGTCACCGAGGACGACATCGACCTGGTCCTGCCGGTCGAGTCGGCGATCGACCCGACGCGCCTGGCGGCGGAGGCGGCCGACAAGAGCTTCGGCGAATTCCGCGACGCCGCCGAGCGTGCCTTCCTCGAAGCTCGATTGCAGGAGCACTACTGGAACGTCGCCGAGACGGCGCGCGCGCTCGGCATGCCGCGCTCCAATCTCTACACCAAGATCGAGAAATACGGCCTGCAGCGGGAGCGCGTATGA
- a CDS encoding aldehyde dehydrogenase family protein, which translates to MAKTFKNFIAGKWVAPTTGRYITNRNPADTTDVIGRFPDSGPADIAAAVASAKVGFEQWSRTPAPLRGDVLRRLGDILTDRKDELADAMTREMGKVLAETGGDVQEGIDTAYYAATEGRRLFGHTVPSELRQKWAMSVRRPIGVAGLITPFNFPMAIPTWKMFPALLCGNSVILKASEDVPHSSHLLVEALLEAGLPPQVIQLVHGGGAAGAALVEHPDVPVISFTGSTDTGSKIGEICGRMHKRLSLEMGGKNAQIVMDDADLDLALEGVLWGAFGTTGQRCTATSRLIIHRKVHDRFVARLVEAAEKLVLGDGRHAKSQVGPLIHEAAREKVERYVEIGKAQGAELACGGARPRSPRLANGYFYKPTVFTNVKAGSRLAMEEIFGPVLSVIKVGSYEEAVKVNNEVKYGLSSSIYTRDVNRAFRALEDLQNGITYVNAPTIGAEAHLPFGGVKQTGNGHREGGWEVFEFYSETKVCYVDFSGTLQRAQMDTYE; encoded by the coding sequence ATGGCCAAGACTTTCAAGAACTTCATCGCCGGCAAGTGGGTTGCACCGACCACCGGGCGCTACATCACCAATCGCAACCCGGCTGACACCACCGATGTCATCGGTCGCTTTCCCGATTCCGGTCCGGCCGACATCGCTGCCGCGGTGGCCTCGGCAAAGGTCGGCTTCGAGCAGTGGTCGCGCACGCCGGCGCCGCTCCGTGGCGATGTCCTCCGCCGCCTCGGCGACATCCTGACGGACCGCAAGGATGAACTGGCTGACGCCATGACCCGCGAGATGGGCAAGGTCCTCGCCGAGACCGGCGGCGACGTGCAGGAAGGGATCGACACCGCGTACTACGCCGCCACCGAAGGGCGGCGCCTCTTCGGGCACACGGTCCCGTCGGAGCTGCGCCAGAAGTGGGCGATGAGCGTCCGCCGCCCGATCGGCGTGGCCGGGCTGATCACGCCATTCAATTTCCCGATGGCGATCCCGACCTGGAAGATGTTCCCCGCGCTCCTCTGCGGAAACAGCGTGATCCTCAAGGCGTCCGAGGATGTGCCGCACTCGTCGCACCTGCTGGTCGAGGCGCTGCTCGAGGCGGGGCTCCCGCCGCAGGTGATCCAGCTGGTGCATGGCGGTGGCGCGGCCGGTGCGGCGCTGGTCGAGCACCCGGACGTCCCGGTGATCTCGTTCACGGGGTCGACCGACACCGGCTCGAAGATCGGCGAGATCTGCGGCCGGATGCACAAGCGGCTCTCGCTCGAAATGGGCGGCAAGAATGCCCAGATCGTGATGGATGACGCCGACCTCGATCTGGCGCTTGAGGGAGTCCTCTGGGGCGCCTTCGGCACCACGGGGCAGCGTTGCACCGCGACGTCGCGGCTGATCATCCACCGCAAGGTCCATGACCGCTTCGTGGCGCGTCTGGTCGAGGCCGCGGAGAAGCTGGTCCTGGGCGACGGCCGCCATGCGAAGAGCCAGGTCGGGCCGCTCATCCACGAGGCGGCGCGCGAGAAGGTCGAGCGCTACGTCGAGATCGGCAAGGCGCAGGGGGCCGAACTGGCCTGTGGTGGCGCCCGTCCCCGCTCGCCGCGGCTCGCCAACGGCTACTTCTACAAGCCGACGGTCTTCACCAACGTCAAGGCAGGGTCCCGCCTGGCGATGGAAGAAATCTTCGGTCCGGTGTTGAGCGTGATCAAGGTCGGCTCGTACGAGGAAGCGGTGAAGGTGAACAACGAGGTGAAGTACGGCCTCTCGTCGTCGATCTACACCCGCGACGTCAACCGCGCCTTCCGCGCCCTCGAGGATCTGCAGAACGGGATCACGTACGTCAACGCGCCGACGATCGGCGCCGAGGCGCACCTCCCGTTCGGCGGCGTGAAGCAGACCGGCAACGGCCACCGCGAAGGGGGCTGGGAAGTGTTCGAGTTCTACTCCGAAACGAAGGTCTGCTACGTCGACTTTTCGGGGACGTTGCAGCGGGCGCAGATGGATACCTACGAATGA
- a CDS encoding sigma-70 family RNA polymerase sigma factor: MRPLRIGNGPRGGGSDEGSLDLYLRDISRYPLITQADEVALAQRIRRGDQEALDTLVRSNLRFVVSVAKKYQNQGVSLADLINEGNLGLIRAAHKFDESKGIKFISYAVWWIRQAILQALAEQSRIVRVPLNRAGELHRIGRRTSALQQELGRDPTAGEIAEGMDLDIAEVERTLQISQAHISLDAPMTPGEDNKLIDYLPDAAERSADAATMEHALTEGIETVFKSLRDREAKILRLYFGLDGPDPMTLEEIGAMMGITRERVRQIKEKALLRLRHAGEQQALDSFLS, translated from the coding sequence ATGCGGCCATTGCGAATTGGCAACGGGCCCAGGGGCGGCGGGTCCGATGAGGGCTCGTTGGACCTGTACCTGCGCGACATCAGTCGGTATCCCCTGATCACTCAGGCGGACGAGGTCGCGCTTGCCCAGCGCATCCGCCGCGGCGATCAGGAAGCGCTCGACACCCTCGTCCGCAGCAATCTCCGCTTCGTCGTCTCCGTCGCCAAGAAGTATCAGAACCAGGGGGTCTCCCTCGCGGACTTGATCAACGAGGGGAACCTCGGCCTCATCCGCGCGGCCCACAAGTTCGACGAGAGCAAGGGGATCAAGTTCATCTCCTACGCCGTCTGGTGGATCCGGCAGGCGATCCTCCAGGCGCTGGCCGAGCAGTCCCGGATCGTGCGGGTACCACTCAACCGGGCCGGCGAGCTGCATCGGATCGGCCGCCGGACGTCGGCGCTGCAACAGGAGTTGGGCCGCGACCCCACGGCGGGCGAGATCGCGGAGGGGATGGACCTCGACATCGCCGAGGTGGAGCGGACGCTGCAGATCTCGCAGGCGCACATCTCGCTCGACGCGCCGATGACCCCGGGCGAGGACAACAAGCTGATCGACTACCTCCCCGACGCCGCCGAGCGGAGTGCCGACGCCGCCACCATGGAGCACGCGCTCACCGAGGGGATCGAGACGGTCTTCAAGAGCCTTCGCGACCGCGAGGCCAAGATCCTCCGGCTCTACTTCGGCCTCGATGGCCCCGATCCGATGACGCTCGAGGAAATCGGGGCGATGATGGGGATCACCCGGGAGCGGGTCCGCCAGATCAAGGAGAAGGCGCTGCTCCGGTTGCGGCACGCGGGGGAGCAGCAGGCGCTCGATTCTTTCCTCAGTTGA
- a CDS encoding YajQ family cyclic di-GMP-binding protein, with protein sequence MAANPSFDISTGVEIQEVDNAVNQAVKEIAQRYDFKGTHCTIELDREKATIALAADDEFKMEALVDTVRSRLIKRGVPVKNLDLGELIPATGSSVRRVLTLAQGIPTEEAKKIQRAIKDAGFKKVQASIQGDELRVTSPSKDELQAVIAFLRGADFAVELQFGNFRG encoded by the coding sequence ATGGCTGCCAACCCCTCATTCGACATCTCGACCGGCGTCGAGATCCAGGAAGTCGACAACGCCGTGAATCAGGCCGTGAAGGAGATCGCCCAGCGATACGACTTCAAGGGCACCCACTGCACCATCGAGCTCGACCGCGAGAAGGCGACGATCGCCCTGGCGGCCGACGACGAATTCAAGATGGAGGCGCTGGTGGACACCGTCCGCTCGCGCCTCATCAAGCGTGGCGTCCCGGTCAAGAACCTCGATCTCGGTGAGCTGATTCCGGCGACGGGGAGTTCGGTGCGGCGGGTGCTCACGCTGGCGCAGGGGATCCCGACCGAGGAAGCGAAGAAGATCCAGCGCGCCATCAAGGACGCCGGCTTCAAGAAGGTGCAGGCGAGCATCCAGGGCGACGAGCTTCGGGTCACCTCGCCCTCGAAGGACGAGCTCCAGGCGGTGATCGCCTTCCTGCGTGGCGCCGACTTCGCGGTGGAACTCCAGTTCGGCAACTTCCGCGGGTGA
- a CDS encoding SpoIID/LytB domain-containing protein, translating into MRRTRLARLVAVAIFLGSCMPPDQPAAAPEPLQLDPDIRIGLVVDVATATIGGGAALRVVDPDEGLVSDVPANQQATLTRRGAGIVLRGTTPEVARRRLVIEPAEGATTVRVGGKEYRGVLELEAGVTGVRVLNRVGLEQYLIGVVGAEMGSRTLEEMEALKAQAVASRTYALRQQRNNAARGFDVVADVNNQVYAGLALEQPLAAQAVEATRGEILTYDGAPIDAFFSSTCGGETEDGPAAFAGATRPYLRAVPDVDQNGVAWCAISPRFRWTESWSAAQLKEVLRRTLGANGLSMARANDLTEMRVLDRTGTGRIATLELTGRNGRTAVSGQAIRRVLAPTAGGMLRSTDFTVKLGRRGGKIERVTIEGRGYGHGVGMCQYGAIGRARAGQDYQTILTSYFPGTLLSRIY; encoded by the coding sequence GTGCGGCGGACACGCCTCGCCCGCCTTGTCGCCGTCGCGATCTTCCTCGGCTCCTGCATGCCGCCGGATCAACCGGCGGCGGCACCGGAGCCGTTGCAACTCGACCCTGACATCCGGATCGGCCTCGTCGTCGATGTCGCCACCGCCACGATCGGCGGCGGCGCGGCGTTGCGCGTGGTGGACCCGGACGAAGGGCTGGTCAGTGACGTCCCTGCCAACCAGCAGGCCACCCTGACGCGGCGTGGCGCGGGCATCGTGCTGCGCGGCACCACGCCTGAGGTGGCGCGCCGCCGGCTGGTGATCGAGCCGGCGGAGGGCGCCACCACCGTGCGCGTCGGCGGCAAGGAGTATCGCGGCGTGCTCGAGTTGGAGGCCGGCGTCACGGGTGTTCGGGTTCTCAATCGGGTCGGGCTCGAGCAGTACCTGATCGGGGTGGTCGGCGCCGAGATGGGGAGCAGGACGCTGGAGGAGATGGAGGCGCTCAAGGCGCAGGCCGTCGCGTCGCGGACCTACGCGCTCCGGCAACAGCGCAACAACGCCGCCCGCGGTTTCGACGTCGTCGCCGACGTCAACAACCAGGTCTACGCGGGACTCGCGCTCGAGCAACCGCTCGCAGCACAGGCCGTCGAGGCGACACGGGGCGAGATCCTCACCTACGACGGCGCCCCGATCGACGCCTTCTTCTCCTCGACCTGCGGCGGGGAGACCGAGGATGGTCCGGCGGCCTTTGCCGGGGCGACGCGCCCCTACCTGCGCGCGGTGCCCGACGTCGACCAGAATGGCGTCGCCTGGTGCGCGATCTCCCCGCGCTTTCGTTGGACCGAGTCCTGGAGCGCCGCCCAGCTCAAAGAGGTGCTTCGGCGGACGCTCGGGGCCAACGGCCTGTCGATGGCCCGTGCCAATGACCTGACCGAGATGCGAGTGCTGGATCGGACCGGCACGGGGCGGATTGCCACGCTGGAGCTCACGGGCCGCAATGGCCGCACGGCGGTCAGCGGGCAGGCCATCCGGCGTGTCCTCGCGCCAACGGCGGGCGGGATGCTCCGGAGCACCGACTTCACGGTGAAGCTGGGTCGGCGCGGCGGCAAGATCGAACGGGTGACCATCGAGGGACGGGGGTATGGGCACGGGGTGGGGATGTGCCAGTACGGGGCCATTGGCCGGGCCAGGGCGGGGCAGGACTACCAGACCATCCTGACGAGCTACTTTCCGGGGACACTGTTGAGCCGGATCTACTGA
- a CDS encoding Gfo/Idh/MocA family oxidoreductase, with product MSDKLRLGIVGAGAITQVGHLPVLKRMKGVEVVGICDNDRTKARALADRFEVPDAYGDIEELVDYDALDALLICTPNHLHESHIGAALAAGLHVFVERPLALTAAGAQKLVKAQQKHSRLVMVGANHRYRPDVQQIRSFVQNGELGELESIRAWWFMARAGRGSLGWRQKRDLAGGGAMLDLGLSMLDLSLWLAGFPTVTRVSAVLPERREKGVEPSGTAMLALEHGAAIHIDTSWRFVGPGERFGMAVRAANGSARINPLAIWKDFHGVAKDVAPSGAHSRETPFALSIRAQWAHFLSAVRGEVPAPALTEQVTLAKVMDAIYDSAESGRDVKP from the coding sequence ATGAGCGACAAGCTGCGGCTGGGTATCGTGGGGGCGGGAGCGATCACGCAGGTCGGCCACCTCCCGGTGCTGAAGCGGATGAAGGGCGTCGAGGTCGTCGGCATCTGCGACAACGACCGCACCAAGGCGCGTGCGCTCGCCGATCGCTTCGAGGTGCCCGACGCATACGGCGACATCGAGGAGCTGGTCGACTACGACGCCCTCGATGCGCTGCTCATCTGCACGCCGAATCACCTCCACGAATCGCACATCGGTGCGGCGCTGGCCGCCGGGCTGCACGTCTTCGTGGAACGGCCGCTGGCGCTGACCGCGGCCGGCGCGCAGAAGTTGGTGAAGGCGCAGCAGAAGCACTCCCGCCTGGTCATGGTTGGTGCCAACCATCGCTACCGCCCCGACGTGCAGCAGATCCGCTCGTTCGTGCAGAACGGCGAGCTCGGTGAACTCGAATCGATCCGCGCCTGGTGGTTCATGGCGCGGGCGGGCCGCGGGTCGCTCGGCTGGCGGCAGAAGCGCGACCTCGCCGGCGGCGGCGCGATGCTCGACCTCGGCCTCTCGATGCTCGACCTCTCCCTCTGGCTCGCCGGCTTCCCGACGGTCACGCGCGTCTCGGCGGTCCTCCCCGAACGGCGCGAGAAGGGCGTCGAGCCGAGCGGCACGGCGATGCTGGCACTCGAGCACGGCGCCGCGATCCACATCGACACCTCGTGGCGCTTCGTTGGCCCGGGCGAGCGCTTCGGCATGGCGGTGCGCGCGGCCAATGGCTCGGCCCGCATCAATCCGCTGGCGATCTGGAAGGACTTCCACGGCGTCGCGAAGGACGTGGCGCCCTCGGGGGCCCATTCGCGGGAGACGCCGTTCGCGCTCTCGATTCGCGCGCAGTGGGCGCACTTCCTCTCGGCCGTCCGCGGCGAGGTGCCGGCGCCCGCGCTCACCGAGCAGGTGACGCTGGCGAAGGTCATGGACGCGATCTACGACTCGGCCGAGTCGGGACGGGACGTGAAGCCGTGA
- a CDS encoding DUF4105 domain-containing protein produces the protein MSWRAAVLLLAPLVAPHVSAQTVSPSHAPEVYLVTMGPGETVYERYGHNAIWVRDTVDGTDIVYNYGTFDFGHSTAEVARFVGRFAMGRPQYWLGTMTMARAVEIYTYFKRDVELQQLALPAAKRIELAQLLATNALPENRVYTYDYFLDNCSTRVRDMLNRVLDGALQEATTGVPAEGSFRFHTHRSLTNDPPMYLGILLALGPAADAPLDQWGEMFLPAKLQERMRELRVPGEDGRELPVVAREVRLLEMGVYRVEAAPPTWGGWLLLIGSAAALLILTGRAEGPAGVAGRVAASVWLSLAGIGGMVLLFLWFATNHVAAAWNHNLFFLTPLAFLMYGTVWSERKREAGGWGTRAAVLTIVLVGIGTVLAFFPNYGGQWNLQVAALVAPPAVASALLSLRRA, from the coding sequence GTGAGCTGGCGCGCGGCGGTGCTGCTCCTGGCGCCGCTGGTGGCGCCACACGTCTCGGCACAGACCGTGTCGCCGAGCCACGCCCCCGAGGTGTACCTCGTCACGATGGGCCCGGGCGAGACGGTCTACGAGCGCTATGGCCACAACGCCATCTGGGTCCGAGACACGGTCGACGGCACCGACATCGTCTACAACTACGGCACCTTCGACTTCGGCCATTCCACCGCCGAAGTCGCCCGCTTCGTCGGCCGTTTCGCGATGGGCCGCCCGCAGTACTGGCTTGGGACGATGACGATGGCACGGGCCGTCGAGATCTACACCTACTTCAAGCGTGACGTGGAGCTGCAGCAGTTGGCGCTCCCCGCGGCCAAGCGGATCGAGCTGGCCCAACTGCTCGCGACGAATGCGCTGCCCGAGAACCGCGTCTACACCTACGACTACTTCCTCGACAACTGCTCCACGCGCGTCCGCGACATGCTCAATCGGGTGCTGGATGGCGCACTGCAAGAGGCGACCACCGGCGTCCCGGCCGAAGGCAGCTTCCGCTTCCACACCCATCGATCATTGACGAACGACCCGCCGATGTATCTCGGCATCCTGCTCGCGCTCGGGCCGGCCGCCGACGCGCCGCTCGACCAGTGGGGCGAGATGTTCCTGCCGGCGAAGCTGCAGGAGCGGATGCGCGAGCTCCGCGTCCCGGGCGAAGACGGTCGTGAGCTGCCGGTGGTTGCCCGCGAAGTGCGGTTGCTGGAGATGGGGGTCTATCGCGTCGAGGCGGCGCCTCCCACCTGGGGCGGCTGGCTGCTCTTGATCGGCTCGGCAGCGGCGCTCCTGATCCTGACTGGCCGTGCCGAAGGGCCAGCCGGGGTCGCGGGACGCGTCGCGGCCAGCGTGTGGTTGTCGCTGGCGGGGATCGGCGGGATGGTGCTGCTCTTCCTCTGGTTCGCCACCAACCACGTCGCGGCGGCCTGGAACCACAATCTCTTCTTCCTGACGCCGCTCGCCTTCCTGATGTACGGCACCGTCTGGTCGGAGCGGAAGCGCGAGGCCGGGGGGTGGGGTACGCGGGCGGCCGTGTTGACGATTGTGCTGGTGGGGATCGGGACGGTGCTGGCGTTCTTCCCGAACTATGGCGGGCAGTGGAA